In one window of Methanoculleus chikugoensis DNA:
- a CDS encoding nucleotidyltransferase family protein, with translation MHPLICEKISDIARVARRRRVRRLGVFGLATGDRFDPAASDIDFVVEFEPMTPAEHAEAYFGLAEDLARLFCREIDLVERSAIRNPIFRESVEGTCKYVYAVA, from the coding sequence ATGCACCCTCTCATCTGTGAGAAGATCTCCGATATTGCTCGTGTCGCTCGACGCCGCCGTGTAAGGAGGCTCGGGGTCTTCGGCTTGGCGACGGGCGACCGGTTCGACCCTGCAGCAAGCGACATCGATTTTGTCGTCGAGTTCGAACCGATGACTCCAGCGGAGCATGCAGAGGCTTATTTTGGTCTCGCAGAAGATCTGGCCCGGCTTTTTTGCCGCGAGATCGATCTCGTCGAGCGATCGGCGATCAGAAACCCGATCTTCCGTGAGTCCGTGGAAGGAACCTGCAAATATGTCTATGCCGTCGCGTGA
- a CDS encoding HepT-like ribonuclease domain-containing protein, whose product MGEATKNISGPLKEQHPEIPWRLIAGSRDKLIHAYFEVDWRIVWNIIQNEVPALEQGVRTILTELDIPEEETE is encoded by the coding sequence ATCGGAGAGGCGACCAAGAACATCTCTGGGCCCCTGAAAGAACAACACCCGGAGATCCCCTGGCGGTTGATTGCCGGTTCCCGGGACAAGCTCATCCATGCTTACTTCGAGGTCGACTGGAGGATCGTCTGGAACATCATCCAGAACGAGGTTCCTGCCCTGGAACAGGGAGTGCGGACCATTCTCACGGAACTCGATATCCCAGAAGAGGAAACGGAATAA
- a CDS encoding HIT family protein → MPTLFDATDAELTALLALVREAKTLLDEQFRPDGYNVGVNVGPAAGQAVMHLHVIPRYAGQPNRRTGERSVISSPPPGQSSSSPRPQVRSGGE, encoded by the coding sequence ATCCCCACCCTCTTCGACGCGACCGACGCAGAACTCACCGCCCTCCTCGCCCTCGTCCGCGAGGCGAAAACCCTCCTCGACGAACAGTTCCGTCCCGACGGCTACAACGTCGGCGTCAACGTGGGCCCCGCCGCCGGCCAGGCGGTGATGCACCTCCACGTCATCCCCCGGTATGCCGGACAACCGAACCGACGGACGGGAGAACGCTCAGTCATCTCCTCGCCTCCCCCGGGGCAATCTTCATCATCTCCTCGCCCCCAGGTACGATCGGGAGGCGAGTAG
- a CDS encoding UPF0175 family protein: protein MTDITITVPQDIVQALRLPPDAVAAELQRELAVALYQRGILSSGKAAALAEMTRWEWEELLGARKIPRHYADENLDRDIAYAARS, encoded by the coding sequence ATGACCGATATTACCATCACCGTCCCCCAGGACATCGTCCAGGCGCTCCGGCTCCCTCCCGACGCCGTTGCCGCCGAACTGCAGCGGGAGCTTGCTGTGGCGCTCTACCAGCGGGGCATCCTCTCCTCCGGGAAGGCGGCGGCGCTGGCGGAGATGACCCGGTGGGAGTGGGAGGAACTGCTCGGGGCACGGAAGATTCCCCGGCACTATGCCGACGAGAACCTCGACCGGGACATCGCTTATGCCGCTCGCAGTTAG
- a CDS encoding DUF3368 domain-containing protein, whose protein sequence is MTRPRPDVLLLDEAEARRVAGLYDLPVTGIIGLLIQAKREGLVASLAEEMNRLREQGNFRIHDALYRRVLEMEKEE, encoded by the coding sequence TTGACGAGGCCGAGGCCCGACGTGCTCCTCCTTGACGAGGCCGAGGCCCGCCGCGTAGCAGGGCTCTATGACCTTCCGGTCACCGGTATCATCGGCCTCTTAATCCAGGCAAAGCGTGAAGGGCTGGTCGCATCACTTGCAGAAGAGATGAACCGGTTGCGGGAGCAGGGGAACTTCCGGATCCATGATGCCCTCTACAGGCGTGTTCTTGAGATGGAGAAGGAAGAGTAA
- a CDS encoding MarR family transcriptional regulator, whose protein sequence is MNETILERQISNVPSVIINATAPLGNRKAWAIFIALLERDEGLRFNQIRELFEAEPPEISRALKVLTNAGLVARQARSLNDVGDAEASFYVPTTLGKALITALYRGLLPSREDAGPTRTHCQESPFSTGRITASAPGEE, encoded by the coding sequence ATGAACGAGACGATCCTTGAGCGGCAGATATCCAATGTCCCTTCGGTGATCATCAACGCCACGGCCCCCCTGGGGAATCGGAAGGCATGGGCGATCTTCATTGCGCTCCTCGAGAGGGACGAGGGGCTCCGGTTCAACCAGATCCGGGAACTCTTCGAGGCGGAGCCCCCTGAGATATCGAGGGCCTTAAAAGTGCTCACAAACGCGGGACTCGTCGCCAGGCAGGCCCGCAGCCTCAACGATGTCGGGGACGCCGAAGCATCGTTTTACGTGCCGACCACACTTGGGAAGGCTCTGATCACGGCCCTTTACCGGGGGCTCCTGCCGTCGCGGGAGGACGCCGGACCCACACGGACGCACTGCCAGGAGAGCCCGTTCTCCACGGGCAGGATCACGGCTTCGGCACCGGGGGAGGAATAG
- a CDS encoding ribonuclease III domain-containing protein, with translation MEDSLEAKINYHFKNTDLLQRALLHRSRANEERQKQKVCKDQDALRTLGDAVLKTILCDLLMRSGYETKGEIIIMKSTIESRPFLAELGRGFGLQNEILVGEGARVQKHNEEPNVIAETLEAIIGAMYLDGGYESAKKAVSVWYEPYREEMLKE, from the coding sequence ATGGAAGACTCTCTCGAAGCGAAGATCAACTACCATTTCAAAAATACGGATCTCCTCCAACGTGCCCTGCTCCATCGTTCCCGTGCGAATGAAGAGAGGCAGAAGCAGAAAGTGTGCAAGGATCAGGATGCTCTCCGGACGCTGGGCGATGCAGTGCTGAAAACAATTTTGTGCGACCTCCTCATGCGTTCGGGATATGAGACAAAAGGCGAGATCATCATCATGAAAAGCACCATTGAAAGTCGCCCGTTTCTTGCCGAACTGGGGAGGGGGTTTGGCCTGCAGAACGAAATTCTTGTCGGGGAAGGGGCTAGAGTGCAGAAGCATAACGAAGAGCCCAACGTCATTGCCGAGACGCTTGAAGCGATCATCGGGGCGATGTACCTGGACGGCGGATACGAATCGGCAAAGAAGGCTGTCTCCGTCTGGTACGAACCTTATCGGGAAGAGATGTTGAAAGAGTAG
- a CDS encoding nucleotidyltransferase family protein: MTDPIRQGGKSVFVARLEEVLPLLRERFGVEKIGIFGSTARGEDRPESDVDVLVEFAPGQATFRNFMELAFYLEDLFCRRVDLVTEQGLSRHLRPYVEQEVIWCEA, from the coding sequence ATGACAGACCCGATCCGCCAGGGGGGGAAGAGCGTCTTCGTCGCCCGGCTCGAAGAAGTGCTCCCGCTACTCCGTGAACGGTTCGGCGTGGAGAAGATCGGCATCTTCGGATCGACCGCCCGGGGCGAAGACCGGCCGGAGAGCGATGTCGATGTGCTGGTCGAGTTCGCACCGGGGCAGGCGACGTTCCGGAACTTCATGGAACTCGCGTTCTACCTCGAGGACCTCTTTTGCCGCCGTGTGGACCTCGTCACCGAACAGGGGCTCAGCCGGCACCTTCGGCCGTATGTCGAACAGGAGGTCATCTGGTGTGAAGCGTGA